The nucleotide sequence gtgcatccttcctatcatgacatatgggtgtcaaacctggaccctaaccaaggcaaatatgaataaactagccagaacagaaagagctatggaaagagcaatgttaagtatacgactgtcagataaaaagaggaacgactgggtaagatcaaaaacaaaagtcgaggacataacaacaaaagttgccaaacttaaatggagcttcgcaggccacactgttagacaaaaagaccaacgttggaatgcaacgatacaacattggagaccttaccaaagtaaacgaccgagaggaagaccacagatgagatgggttgatgatattaaaagagtagccggaacgaattggaaatatgttgctcaggatagagaccgatggaaggagttgggagaggcctatgtccaaacgtggacgatagaaggctaagaagaagaatacATAGGATACAGTAAATGACCGCAAGTACCAGAGATTATCGTGTCTAGCTTGAACTACGAAGAAGAAGATGCAGTGAAGTTTGATGACCTAACAGCGGCAGAAGAGGAATAGACAACTACGTGTTTTAttaatcatcatccagccttctcaGTCCAATATTAAACATAGGCCTCCACGCATAGGCGTTCATGAATTGAACCAcgccgcagtatcgtgagtggccggTTTAATATGATCACAATCGATTCTGCTGCAGAAATCAATGTTATGTTCGAGGTTGGCAGGATTAAACCACACGCTTGAAACCTTGGTTTAAACCAGCTGGTTCTTTAAGAAAAAACCTTTGGGCTAGTGCAGTTGAAACTTCGAAACGCAATTCAAATCGGCTTATTACTATTAAATGTATTAACCTATTAAACTTATTACCAACGAATTAttactattaaaaattatttcaacattcaacaaatacaaaactcatgaaaaccATTGCAGAACTCCAATAATCAATGTCAATATTTATAGTTCTACAATTGCTCACTTTGGCGCTGCATTCTTATTTTCGGTTGcctatttgttattattcttgtgaatCGCTCGTAGAAATGGTTTAACAGGCCCTAGTATTTCACTTTGGTTCAGTGTTGATATATCAGGCATCAATTCCAATTCTTGCTCATCACGGTTTTGTTCTATATAGAAATTATACAGAAAAAAACCTGGATGAGCAAAATAGCAGAAAATGTTGAGTTTTtccaaattaatatttaaattgttgaactctttcaaaagtgtagttttctatcttGATCTCTCTCGtcttgttatcttctcttctggaacatattagatattttgtttttcctccGTTAATTTCTAGACTTATTTTCCTTGTTTCATTTGCCAGGATTGTTAATCTTACTTCTTTTACTATCTCCTTGTCTCTTCACATAAGAACTATGCCATCTGCATATGATAATAATTGTGTTGAGGAGGAGGCTATATTTCCTTTAATTCCgttggccttgactgttccttatACTGCTATGATGAATATAGGTTGACAGAGAAGGGTCTTGTCGCACTCCGTTTCTATTGACATTGTGTTTatgctaccttcttctgttgttatTTTAGCTCGAGATCCATCCATAGACCATAGTCCTTTTTGTTAATCTGGTTGGCTTcgctggtatatcttgatttttcaattcaataaataatttatttcttccaatacagtcaaaggcaTTAGCCCGACCagggaaaacaaaattttacgaaaacctccaaacaaataaaagatgaaaatttgggaataggtagtttacaatagaaaaagttttcaattctacatcccctccattttacaaaaattgggaaatacggggtgaaaaatattttctcgaaggtgaaaaaatatacgttcaaaataagtccaaaattgtataaaatgactaattctaagtaacttttgttctatagagttttttcactaggttaataatacttttcgagttatttgcgagtgaatatgttcacttttaaacaaaaaaaaaaacatgtttttggatggtttttcgcaaataactcaaaaagtaagtattctagggaaaaaatattctaagcaaaaatatagcttataaaaaactgaaaaaatgatgtatgcacGAGATCTGTagatccagtagaagcagagttgtagctaataaaaagtaggatcttcttcgtcaaattcctaatcgaatatttcaatttgaaataacccaaaaacggagatcttttcggggaaaattcattacaacttttttaacgtgtttaaaaaaggtttatttttgttttttaaaaaaacttctgaaattaaaagtaagtgagttacgctcaaaatattgctggtcttttttatttttgctaaaaaaatcgcgaaaatcaccccctaattagcttcccaaataaaattaatcgttaccgcttcacaagttactttacttatgtattgtttataatatctataagtttcattggttcaaagtgcattttttgaaaaaaattgggtttaaaataaaacattttttttattttgaaaaaaaaaatggaattttttatggaattaacttaaaaattattagcaataccaaaaatctcaaagagcaataaaatgttcgttttgattttctgaatatttttgattttttgttttcttgttagacaaataTTGGTTATGCTAAGGCtcttcaaaatttgcctaaactcgtgattagttactcgttcaagccattttaactacagctttttcaaaaataagcactttgaaccgatgaaacttacagatcatataaataatacataagcaaagtaacttgtcaagtggtaatgataaaatttatttgtgatgctaattaaggggtgattttcgcgatttttttaccaaaaaataaaagggaccaacaatattttgagagtaattcacttatttttaatgttagaagtttttttaaaaaagaaaaataaatctttttttaaacactttaaaaaagttaagatgaattttttccgaaaagtgctccgtttttgggttattttacattgaaatattcgatttggaatttgacgaagatgAATTTAAATGAAGTAAGATTCAAGATTTTAAGATGAatttacttttcattagctacaactctgcttctactgggtctacagacctcatgcataaaccatttttttttcaattgtttataagctatatttttgctaagaatatttttttcgataaaatactcactttttgagttttctccgaaaaacagtccaaaaacatgttttttttttgttaaaaatgaacatattcactcgcaaataactcgaaaagtattgacttaacgaaaaaactctatagaacaaaagttgtttagaattaggcattttattcaattccggtcttattttaatgtatatttttcacctttaagagggggtattcccctccattttacaaaaatggaggggaaaaaatttacaaaaatggaggggatgtagaattctAACCTTTTTcttatatataataatagacaatttcaactacctattcccaaattttcgtccttcctttatttttttttgggggtCAGATTGTTTCTTGATTGGGCTACTTGTCTGAAGTTTTCGAAGAGGGTGTGAAGTTttatgttgtgttcgtggcatttcTTGATTGTTTATGTCGATCGATCTTCACTGAATTcttgctggtagtccccaatATTTTTCTCTGTGAATTTTGGTCTATTGAGGGCTGTCAGAATGTTGTAGGATTTATCAATAGCGCTATAGTTGTTAGTCTGTTACTTCTTCTCCTCTCTTAAATATGTATTGGTATACTTCTGTATTCTTTCCAATCCTCCGGAATTTCTTCTGCTCCCCGGATAAAAGACTAGCCCGAATATAAACAGATACCGGACCACCAGGAACACCCTTTAACCCTTTCAGCTCCTGTGCTGACAAAAATAATTTCCTTTGAATACTCAGGTGCTGTGGACGCGCTTGCGCGTcaacttcttcttcatgtaccatgtctttcagaacgttggttaccatcatagctatcttaattttattcactgccaccctaaatagcatgcctGTATCAaccctatatttgggacctctcattacatgtccgaaatactccagctttctctgcttgatgctttttatgatctcagtagttgttcaattttcacatgcaaaaaatattcttatattttttccTGCATTAAATCCCTTATTACAACCCTTAACTTTAAATAAGTACCAGGCCTACCCTGTCCTCTCCAGTACCACCTAGTTCATCCCCTACTTTCAATCCCTTCCAATAGACAATATTTGGACAATTTGCGATTGAGAATTGCTCTCTACACCGACACCCGTCCAAGGGTGAGCATCTCTCTATCTCAGCAGCCGTCCTACGGTCAACAAGTAACGCTCTTGCTCCGATACCCACCGAGGGTTAAGCTGCTCTCTCGCACCTCTCATCTTTTGATGGTCCAGCCTTTCTTTTAGGCAAAAACGAAATAAGCAGAACGTGTTACGTTACGTGACGAACAGTAATTCGCAAGTGCGGTAATCAAAACTCAATTCGTTGTGATCGAGGATCTAGTGATTTACAACATTGCACAACCTGGTAAGACTctcaatataaatattaatattgtcTGTGTAAAACCTTATACCTTATCCTTTATACTTAAACCTGAACCAGTAAATCCTCATATATAGTCCACACCCTCTGAAAGTATATTCATACTGTCACATATGTACAAGAATCGtacagtagtcttgctgagacgttctagtattgtggaatttcgaatcttctccacccaggaaacttttaaaattcttctatagccacatttcgaaagcctcaaggcgatttagatcgattttattcacagtccaggactcgacaccataaagtaagaccgagaacacgtagcagcgaagtaggcggatcctcaatgccaattttaggtctctgttacataacaccttggacatccttctaaaagcggctctagcctgctctatcctagatctaatttcgccgtgactttctgcgttccAATTTAactgctgtccaaggtaaacgattttatgaacttgctcaagtttggtattatttacatatatagacggttttatatgctgctgtttacttattacgagtattttggttttccgtatgttcagatccagacctgcctccctacaactctcaacgacactatcaagtagtgtttgcagatcttcttgactagaagctaggagtactgtatcgtccgcatatcgcaaattattgatgacttcaccgttcacaagtattccttcttgtttttcagaaagtgcttttctgaaaattctttcggagtaaacgttgaaaagcaggggtgacaagaggcatccctgccgtaatcctcttttaatattaggagcctgtgattccacaccatctactaaaactgatgttgtttgattccaatataaatttgcaattattcgaacatctctgccgtccaagccaatgtcttttagagcttcgattaatatagagtgcttaacacgatcaaatgccttttggaagtcaataaaacaacagtatatgtctacagatatatctcgacatctttgagcaagtacgttcattccaaacagtgcctctctcgttccaaacccgttacggaaaccaaactgtgtgtcatccaggtattcctcgcatttattgtagatacgaccatgtattaccttcagaaaaattttcaataagtggtttaacaaactgatggttttATAATCAGtacaggtttttgctgttgtcttcttaggtagagctataaacagtgaattagaccaaccattaggtagttgtccgctggtataaatggtattgaagaacgaagttatagcctctaaaacattgctatcatttataagcttgtatatttcagttggaatttcatcaggaccagtcgctctgccatcttttgatgattgtatggcttttataacctcagagcgtgttattaggggtccgtcgctagtaatatcgggaggtgaactactcctatcgtcttcgaataggttcgtgacgtaattttcccattctttaagtttgtcctctacttcaaatattactttaccatgttcatcctgtagcaatgcagtttgtttcttattgaagataccagccgcttctttcatttttttatacatgttaaacgtGTCGTATCTGTTTTCAAGTTCTTCAATGTCATGACACTGTTTGGCTAGATGTTAACTCTTTGCTTCTCGCATTTTACGACGAATTTCTTTTTGTATGCTGTTATAAAGTGTTTCGTTGTTTTTCGCTAGTCGCCGTTGTTCCATCAAATCCAATATGCCATCTGTCATCCAAGCCTGCTTTTTTAGCTTTGACCTGCCTTGTAAATTTCTCACACAGATTTATTTAACTGTTGTTACGATTTTATTTAAGCCCTCATCGACATTTTTACCAATATTTTCCCAAATTAAATTTTCGTTCAGTTGTCTTTGAAATGATTCCTTAATTTTCTCGTCTTGTAATTGAGCTGTATCAATATTTTTGCGGGACTTCTTTTTGATcaccttttttaattttaattgggtTACAGATACTATGGGATTTTGATCAGGCCCAATGTCAGCACCTGGAGAAGTTTTAACTGATTTGATGCAGTTTCTAAAtcgattttttattagaatgaagTTGATTTGGTTCCTAATAATTTTGTCCTCTGATTCTGCATTTGACTTCCAGGTGTAGAGTCTTCTTGGTGGTAGTTTAAAGTGAGTATTCGATATAATGAAATCGTGTTCTTGACTGAACTGGACAAGTCGATCTCCACGTTCGTTTCTGTTTCCCAAGCCATAATCCCCCACAATGTTCAAACAGCGTCCTTTGCCGACTTGAGCGTTAAAATCTCCATGGTATTTTCTGCTGCTTTGATGCGTCAACAGCACTGGTAAATAGTCATCTTTGGGCGCGCGTACGCTTCACCTGAGCTGAAAGGGTTAAAAGATGGCGAGacacagtggcgacgcgtgactttttctaaagtgttaccaaaaccagatgtaaaaaaatcttatttaaaaaaatattttgaacctcccaagtataagtttttgttttcaatcctgtgggataaaattcaCACTACTCTattcactattcccaaattatatgtatgtaattatgtatatgtaacgggtataacaataaataataaacaaactaaaaatagtattctaccataaaattaacataaaaaaatgaacaagtaggaaaaataACAGATGTTGagaactattgtttatattttaattcttccattttcaataatatcatttttttcttgaaaataatatataaaaaatatacaagtagaatgacttttcaagtagttgatcaattacgcaatacgtagcaacactcttccatgtttaaatgcacgcacactgtaatctgtaataggtactaaaccaaCGTTTTACCAATCTTCAAAATGGTAACAATACTGATATGCACCGCGTGACCGCGCGCCGTCTCTAGACCCGTCggtccttcaaaattttcagagctagtcccgagtgatagcgaggtttctcctgcgttaccgttaccagtgccagtattggtaacGGCATATGATAACGTGTCATGGATTCACataatctcgccaatattttcgtgcgtctagttgggtatttactgaattaggtactattaacaagtatttttgttggtaaaaaatataaatggaattatttcgtagtagtcataaaatatttatttgcaagatttgtaactgttaccaatggtaacagtggttacatggacgcttcgccactgGCGAGACATTTGACAATTAACACCACACATACgcataagcaatcccccacttactgaccaacggctacGGGCagatgagttggtaagtggtagggcactcttttgtcctgggcTTGAGACACTGACCCTAAAGTCGGATGAGCTAAGATATTAGCCAACGGCATAAGTATacagaaggcaacgggaaaccactgtATTAAAGGTCGTAAGATATTCCTAGTCGAATCATCATGAAATGAGAAGACAGAGTAAGCAGACGGGTACTGATCATGGGTATCGgagaccaagatccggcaggaaAGGAGTCGGGGCTTTTCAGGTCGTCAACCAGCGAAATCCCTGccagaaaaagaaaaaagcagaccGTGAATTTAAAATTGGAACGTGGAATGTAACCAGCATGTTTGAATCAGGAAAAACCCACAATGTAATTCAAGAAATGAAAAGAGTTAACATCAATATTTTAGGAATAAGTGAAACACGATGGATAGGAAATGGAAAATGTCAAGTTAGAGACCATACGATATACTATTCTGGTAATAATGACACACAACATCGACATGGCGTAGCAATTATACTGAACAATGAAGTCTCACTTGTTCTTGTCCAATAGTAGGCTCTTAGAGCCTACTATTGGACAAGAATAGTCCTATTATATGaagatatacagtgatgagcgcgctaataaccggcaaaatagcgcaaaagacggaaaacataatacactGCGAAACAAAAAGGGATGAAACTAGTGGatgtggaaatgatcgttataaacgtataaattaacattacattatatattttcccacctttagacgtctgtgacaggaattttttataaaattctactgtcacagtgacagttgtcatacacctctgatacgtctaaaggtaaaaaattatgtaatgtaatgttaatttatacgtttacaacgatcatttccatctccactagttttatctctttttgtttcgcaatatatgtacatatattatgttttccatcttttgcgctattttgccagttattagcgcgctcatcactgtataataccAATGTATGTACATTTATGTACCTTTTATTGTTGATCTTTACTTTTTTCTGGTGTCTTTTCAGATGAATCAGATGAAACGAATGATTTCACGGATTCCCAAGCCTCATCTAAGCTAGTTGGCAATTTAGGCAGAGAAGGAAGTTCTAATGGTGGATCATCTTTTTTCACTGAAATTAAATAAAGTAAATGTCATAAATTGTGAAATAATGTAGTTTCACTGATAGCAAGAGGTTACAGGTTAAAATAAAACtgatatacagtaggaaaaatgaaagaatacccatgaacgaacatacactcgcgatcataaaaagcgggtcactcgatgatatattcaagttagatgtctcgaattttctaaacctgttgttcgatttgagtgatttttttagtatgttatagccttattctttaacaatatcgccataataatattgttgctagacaggtaaattgtcattgtataccgggtgtaacaattatactgtgtttattcctcaaagttcgaaacaccccgtggaatgttttagcatagataaaatatcgaaattaaaactcgattgtagccttaggctttcttaacattttcttttttgatttatttgtttatgttggataataaaaaagttaggcaccttaacaactaaccatgttcttcatcaatacagggcgtttctaaataagtgcgacaaactttagggggcaattctgcatgaaaaaataatgaccgtttgctttataaataattttatcttcccatttcgagatacgggatgttgaattttttcttacaaactgacgatttatttattgttctaaaaccggttgagatatgcaaataagaTTTGGTAgatgttaagaggtagttatggcgcattttttgacatacaattaagaattttatattcagcattggcgtacatacgggatgtatctaaaatgtttatacccgtatgcacgccaatggtgaatatagaattattaattgtatgtcaaaaaatccacaatgactgcctcttaaaacctaccaaatttcatttgcatatctctattggttttagagcaataaataaatcatcagtttgtaagaaaaatgcaacatcccgtatctcagaaacgaagcatttgcagacatatgtttataaagcaaactgtcattattttttcatacataattaccccttaaagtttgtcgcacttatttagaaacaccctgtattgatgaagaacatggctagttattaacgtgcttaacttttttattatccaacataaacaaataaatcaaaaaagaaaatgttaagagagcctaaggctacaattgagttttaatttcaatattttatctatgctaaaacattccacggggtgtttcgaactttgaggaataaacacagtatgattgttacactcggtatacaatgacaatttaccggtctagcaacaatattattatagcgatattgctaaagaataaggctataacatactaaaaaatcactcaaatcggacaacacgtttagaaaattcgagacatctaacttgaataactcatcaagtgacccgctttttatgatcgcgagtatataaaacacgctgtattttcctgtcactgtgtcacacaaaaaattggccagcgaaagtacatgtaataattattattacatgtacttgcgctggccaattttctttgtgacacggtgacaggaaaatacagcgtgttttatatgttcgttcatgggtattctttcatttttccgactgtagataatgttgttctgaagctattttcttgtggcatttttgtaattaactatttgtACTGTCActgttgcatgtggttgtctttttaaagacagatcacatgctatgatttttttgtgacggatattcttgagttgggtttgatttcatgtaatcgaatgaactacctttcagtaaagtcatcccaggaacgcaactcataaatattggcaataccattttaaagccttctactttaaaatgtataatatatgtctgaattgccgatataaatgagtcagactaaaaaatattaagatttttttactaagcaacaacatttttgtttaattcattaatattttttgtatgttGATAACGACTttcgatttggacgtcgaaacgttaataaaatcatctttttagtaaaattgtggcttatttcccattaaaaatagttaattaatatagatAACTAAACTAAAGCTTACCTCCATGAACGAAGTTATATGCTACTACTGCATATTTTTTGCCTTCGGTTAGTGCCACTTGAGAATACTCGGATGCTTCTTTGGGATAACATACAGCTGATATACCCAGAGCACCTACAGCAGCATAAACAGTTTTCTTGATAAAACCACCCCTGAGACCAAATATAAGACCGGTTAGACCACCAATTCCTATGGCACCTACTTTTGGCAGAGTGTTATCTTCTTGTCTTAGGTAATTTACAACCCCTGTGAAACGAATTAGCAATTGTTAAAATTGTGTTTATATAACTAGTTTCACAATAAAAGCTATCAGCTCTTATAGAAAAGTAATAACTGATTAGGGAAAGGAAGGTAAAGCCAACAGAGTGTAAAACTAGAAAATGGAGCTTTATGTTTGGAGTGTCTTGTACCACGGTGTCCTCCAGGTACTCCTCGACACTACTCGACTtttagtccagggcccatctgttttgagatggacgttgagaggtgactcaaatttttttgcagaaattgcttgaaaataactcaaataataatatttgagttaccctccctctcaaaaaggtccggaacattgtttaaataattaaaatgtcaaaaaatgaaggaaatacTCGATTTTTTGCttcgttttttgcttataactttaaaagtattcattttccagaaaagatgtactgacataaaagttgcgtaattaaatttcctacaatatagaagtagttaaaagttgaaaaaatggtcacccttgttgaaaaatagcaatatttgcgaaaaaaaaccatacaaaaacaagtattcgcattttatgtttttcaaccatttatgctacacttatgaccttcatattttacccagaaaaactttatgatacaataaaacaatactgcaaatttcattaagatcggtacaataaattttgcaatccagctttcgcaaaaacaattcattttttcaaaatgttcaaacaggactgaaaataaagcagatagcaagttgaaattttttttgcctat is from Diabrotica virgifera virgifera chromosome 9, PGI_DIABVI_V3a and encodes:
- the LOC126891723 gene encoding MICOS complex subunit MIC27 — translated: MLKQQVFTRCLVPTVLAAVATDTKEKAVSDNKIDPKLCRPSELPLYTPDPIHNVKQIDDSESNQLEEAIRATRLKLVEINKEVEAYKRVGVEQFEKGKDELDWVVNYLRQEDNTLPKVGAIGIGGLTGLIFGLRGGFIKKTVYAAVGALGISAVCYPKEASEYSQVALTEGKKYAVVAYNFVHGVKKDDPPLELPSLPKLPTSLDEAWESVKSFVSSDSSEKTPEKSKDQQ